A DNA window from Syngnathus typhle isolate RoL2023-S1 ecotype Sweden linkage group LG2, RoL_Styp_1.0, whole genome shotgun sequence contains the following coding sequences:
- the dusp27 gene encoding serine/threonine/tyrosine-interacting-like protein 2 isoform X1, producing MDTAAGCQGGSGFPEQEAINNPDMASANEQEDQTVPNGDDEETSVRGVQSRYLRCSSPSLSMMSESRFSAITGSDAASIFMEPIHLSSAIAAKKIINEELPPRGVRAESVPDSMLERAEHLMVEDLYNRVRDMIDDRSPYNTPCVLDIQRAMVQDRLEHPSQPADEVFPNIFIAEKSIAVNKGRLKRMGITHILNAAHGTGVYTGEAFYAGMGVQYMGIEVDDFPDADISPHFRPTAEFLDEALLTHKGKVAVISMMGVSRSAVLVASYLMIFQHMTIMEALTTMRKKRPINPNEGFLKQLRELNENLLEERDDDDTLSQCSVIDARTRARIFGEASEDDETDREEEQSMVEVKARSIMMEEEEDGTSVMSSVASSALAEHLRSGPEVQPSCDVPDKSVLPEQLGNSDEDEDGLDQMIHEWQRRNEMYQSDDWLEAQLNSDEEDAAVGDCADVESVTSEDVRALKERLKRRVRRPPTDAASTSSCTTYADLWKQRLREIEEEAAARYRKTDRAEGEESDAARERERKKKVDEEVESIMSDTSSMYNFCQKNKERMTALERWRVKRIHFGWNKKERGDGENSSVGDQEKSDGGEAPPPSFQDVNLTAYQAWKRRQQRRLGEENVDELLEMSRGEDSATIKRRQRREEILERSKKTLEESQSVCGWENESCVSGGTIPLSAFWAGAGVSGAPSVVNDDTMSVISGQSSVLTSASQACGARSTHSGLQPPPILPVPTVQGPSGEPMVNLASIQNWIANVVTETIKQKQSEMSLPPPSLAGSEVSFGASPSAISGRAGDDDKTSVLSGRSYSSNISQGRGRPASVFSAGGLSGVSGRSSALPDARKTKISTTSVPLFSLFQDQVNLGKLDAMDKEIKSEMRGKMASYEKKKILEDNKRSTMYKKKKPKADEDEEEEEKKRKEEEFLEESKKKKPKPLKTFGLSGCLNLNPALEVDKNTSVDDWLKSVRPPPGKSAVAAAEDPYDDLDGSASQFDFAGEDDDAKTNGAASINNGHSRATRSYGEDDEASDFRRKFTNGSHSDEAGGRRRDADGDDDDEDAEAFIARTRQRIRARAAAEEPDDEVLAAWRAQQEAKWKS from the exons ATGGACACCGCAGCTGGTTGCCAA GGTGGTTCAGGTTTTCCTGAACAGGAGGCCATCAACAATCCTGACATGGCGTCCGCCAACGAGCAGGAAGATCAGACGGTGCCGAACGGCGACGACGAGGAGACTAGCGTCCGCGGGGTCCAGTCTCGTTACCTACGATGCTCGTCGCCCAG CCTCTCCATGATGtcagagtccaggttctccgcCATAACCGGCTCGGATGCCGCCAGTATCTTCATGGAGCCGATCCACTTGTCGTCCGCCATCGCCGCCAAGAAGATCATCAATGAGG AATTGCCGCCTCGAGGTGTCCGCGCCGAGTCCGTCCCGGATTCCATGCTCGAAAGAGCCGAGCATCTGATGGTGGAGGACCTCTACAACCGAGTACGGGATATGATTGATGATCGTAGCCCCTACAACACTCCTTGCGTGCTGGATATCCAGAGGGCCATGGTTCAAGATCGCCTGGAGCACCCCAGCCAGCCTGCGGATGAAGTGTTTCCGAATATTTTTATCGCTGAGAA ATCTATCGCCGTCAACAAGGGCCGGCTGAAGCGAATGGGAATCACGCACATCCTTAACGCCGCGCACGGAACTGGCGTCTACACGGGGGAGGCCTTCTACGCCGGGATGGGGGTGCAGTACATGGGCATCGAGGTGGATGACTTCCCTGACGCTGACATCTCGCCGCACTTCCGGCCCACCGCTGAGTTCTTGGATGAAGCTTTGCTGACCCACAAAG GCAAAGTTGCAGTGATCTCCATGATGGGCGTCAGCCGCTCAGCTGTCCTGGTGGCGTCCTACCTCATGATCTTCCAGCACATGACCATCATGGAAGCTCTGACAACCATGAGGAAAAAACGGCCCATCAACCCCAACGAGGGTTTCCTCAAACAACTACGAGAGCTCAACGAGAACCTGCTGGAGGAACGCGATGACGACGACACGCTCAGCCAGTGTTCCGTCATCGACGCGCGCACCCGCGCTCGGATCTTCGGCGAGGCCAGTGAAGACGACGAGACGGATCGTGAGGAAGAGCAAAGTATGGTGGAGGTGAAAGCGCGCTCCATCAtgatggaggaggaagaagatgggACCAGTGTGATGAGCAGCGTGGCTTCCTCCGCATTGGCTGAGCATCTCCGGAGCGGACCTGAGGTCCAACCGTCATGTGATGTTCCAGACAAATCCGTCTTGCCCGAGCAGTTGGGAAACAGTGATGAGGATGAGGACGGTCTGGATCAGATGATCCACGAGTGGCAGCGTAGAAATGAGATGTATCAAAGCGATGATTGGTTGGAGGCGCAGCTGAACAGCGACGAGGAGGACGCGGCGGTTGGCGACTGCGCCGACGTGGAGAGCGTCACCAGCGAGGACGTGCGCGCCCTGAAGGAACGTTTGAAGCGTCGCGTCAGACGGCCTCCGACGGACGCCGCTTCCACCTCCAGCTGCACCACTTACGCCGACCTCTGGAAGCAGCGGCTGCGAGAGATCGAGGAAGAAGCCGCCGCTCGCTATCGGAAAACGGATCGCGCCGAAGGCGAGGAAAGCGACGCGGCGCGGGAACgagagaggaagaaaaaggTCGATGAGGAGGTGGAGAGCATCATGTCGGACACGTCGTCCATGTACAACTTCTGCCAGAAGAACAAGGAGAGGATGACGGCCTTGGAGCGCTGGCGGGTCAAGCGGATTCACTTCGGGTGGAACAAGAAAGAACGAGGGGATGGAGAAAATAGTTCTGTTGGCGATCAGGAGAAAAGCGACGGCGGAGAAGCGCCGCCGCCGTCCTTCCAAGATGTCAACCTGACGGCCTATCAGGCTTGGAAACGGAGGCAGCAGAGGCGACTTGGCGAGGAGAAcgtggatgagcttctggaaatgAGTCGGGGTGAGGATTCTGCTACCATTAAACGGCGCCAAAGGCGAGAGGAGATCCTGGAGCGCTCCAAAAAGACCTTAGAAGAAAGTCAGTCCGTGTGCGGCTGGGAGAACGAGAGCTGCGTCAGCGGCGGGACGATACCGCTCTCCGCCTTCTGGGCCGGAGCCGGCGTCAGCGGAGCGCCCAGTGTCGTCAATGACGACACCATGTCGGTGATCAGCGGACAGTCGTCCGTCCTCACGTCGGCGTCGCAAGCCTGCGGTGCAAGATCCACGCACTCCGGTCTGCAACCTCCCCCCATCCTCCCGGTTCCGACGGTCCAGGGTCCGTCGGGAGAACCGATGGTCAACCTGGCCAGCATCCAGAACTGGATCGCCAATGTGGTGACCGAAACCATCAAACAGAAGCAGAGCGAGATGAGCCTGCCGCCTCCGTCGCTGGCCGGGTCCGAGGTGAGCTTCGGCGCCTCGCCCAGCGCCATTTCGGGCCGCGCCGGAGATGACGATAAAACGTCCGTGTTGAGCGGGCGCTCCTACTCCAGTAACATCTCGCAGGGTCGTGGGCGGCCAGCGTCAGTCTTCTCGGCCGGCGGCTTGAGCGGAGTCAGCGGGCGAAGTTCCGCCTTGCCGGATGCTCGGAAAACCAAAATCAGCACCACCAGCGTCCCGCTATTCAGCCTCTTCCAAGACCAGGTCAACCTGGGCAAACTGGACGCCATGGACAAGGAGATCAAATCGGAAATGAGAGGCAAGATGGCGTCCTACGAGAAGAAGAAAATCCTCGAGGACAATAAGCGCAGCACTATGTACAAGAAAAAGAAACCAAAGGCggatgaagatgaagaagaggaggagaagaaaaggaAGGAGGAGGAATTCCTGGAAgagtcaaagaaaaagaaacccaaACCTTTAAAGACATTCGGCCTCTCTGGATGCTTGAATTTGAATCCCGCTCTGGAGGTCGACAAGAACACCAGCGTTGACGACTGGCTGAAAAGTGTCAGGCCTCCCCCCGGAAAATCTGCCGTTGCCGCCGCCGAGGATCCCTACGACGACTTGGACGGCTCCGCCTCCCAGTTTGACTTCGCCGGTGAGGACGATGACGCGAAAACGAACGGCGCCGCCTCCATCAATAAcggccacagccgagccactcGGTCATACGGCGAGGATGATGAGGCGAGCGACTTCAGGAGGAAATTCACAAATGGTTCACATAGCGACGAAGCAGGCGGACGCAGGCGGGACGCCGATGGGGACGATGATGACGAAGACGCCGAAGCCTTCATCGCCCGAACCAGGCAGAGGATCAGAGCCCGAGCGGCCGCCGAGGAGCCCGATGACGAGGTGCTCGCCGCTTGGAGGGCGCAGCAGGAAGCAAAATGGAAATCGTAG
- the dusp27 gene encoding serine/threonine/tyrosine-interacting-like protein 2 isoform X2, with product MDTAAGCQGFPEQEAINNPDMASANEQEDQTVPNGDDEETSVRGVQSRYLRCSSPSLSMMSESRFSAITGSDAASIFMEPIHLSSAIAAKKIINEELPPRGVRAESVPDSMLERAEHLMVEDLYNRVRDMIDDRSPYNTPCVLDIQRAMVQDRLEHPSQPADEVFPNIFIAEKSIAVNKGRLKRMGITHILNAAHGTGVYTGEAFYAGMGVQYMGIEVDDFPDADISPHFRPTAEFLDEALLTHKGKVAVISMMGVSRSAVLVASYLMIFQHMTIMEALTTMRKKRPINPNEGFLKQLRELNENLLEERDDDDTLSQCSVIDARTRARIFGEASEDDETDREEEQSMVEVKARSIMMEEEEDGTSVMSSVASSALAEHLRSGPEVQPSCDVPDKSVLPEQLGNSDEDEDGLDQMIHEWQRRNEMYQSDDWLEAQLNSDEEDAAVGDCADVESVTSEDVRALKERLKRRVRRPPTDAASTSSCTTYADLWKQRLREIEEEAAARYRKTDRAEGEESDAARERERKKKVDEEVESIMSDTSSMYNFCQKNKERMTALERWRVKRIHFGWNKKERGDGENSSVGDQEKSDGGEAPPPSFQDVNLTAYQAWKRRQQRRLGEENVDELLEMSRGEDSATIKRRQRREEILERSKKTLEESQSVCGWENESCVSGGTIPLSAFWAGAGVSGAPSVVNDDTMSVISGQSSVLTSASQACGARSTHSGLQPPPILPVPTVQGPSGEPMVNLASIQNWIANVVTETIKQKQSEMSLPPPSLAGSEVSFGASPSAISGRAGDDDKTSVLSGRSYSSNISQGRGRPASVFSAGGLSGVSGRSSALPDARKTKISTTSVPLFSLFQDQVNLGKLDAMDKEIKSEMRGKMASYEKKKILEDNKRSTMYKKKKPKADEDEEEEEKKRKEEEFLEESKKKKPKPLKTFGLSGCLNLNPALEVDKNTSVDDWLKSVRPPPGKSAVAAAEDPYDDLDGSASQFDFAGEDDDAKTNGAASINNGHSRATRSYGEDDEASDFRRKFTNGSHSDEAGGRRRDADGDDDDEDAEAFIARTRQRIRARAAAEEPDDEVLAAWRAQQEAKWKS from the exons ATGGACACCGCAGCTGGTTGCCAAG GTTTTCCTGAACAGGAGGCCATCAACAATCCTGACATGGCGTCCGCCAACGAGCAGGAAGATCAGACGGTGCCGAACGGCGACGACGAGGAGACTAGCGTCCGCGGGGTCCAGTCTCGTTACCTACGATGCTCGTCGCCCAG CCTCTCCATGATGtcagagtccaggttctccgcCATAACCGGCTCGGATGCCGCCAGTATCTTCATGGAGCCGATCCACTTGTCGTCCGCCATCGCCGCCAAGAAGATCATCAATGAGG AATTGCCGCCTCGAGGTGTCCGCGCCGAGTCCGTCCCGGATTCCATGCTCGAAAGAGCCGAGCATCTGATGGTGGAGGACCTCTACAACCGAGTACGGGATATGATTGATGATCGTAGCCCCTACAACACTCCTTGCGTGCTGGATATCCAGAGGGCCATGGTTCAAGATCGCCTGGAGCACCCCAGCCAGCCTGCGGATGAAGTGTTTCCGAATATTTTTATCGCTGAGAA ATCTATCGCCGTCAACAAGGGCCGGCTGAAGCGAATGGGAATCACGCACATCCTTAACGCCGCGCACGGAACTGGCGTCTACACGGGGGAGGCCTTCTACGCCGGGATGGGGGTGCAGTACATGGGCATCGAGGTGGATGACTTCCCTGACGCTGACATCTCGCCGCACTTCCGGCCCACCGCTGAGTTCTTGGATGAAGCTTTGCTGACCCACAAAG GCAAAGTTGCAGTGATCTCCATGATGGGCGTCAGCCGCTCAGCTGTCCTGGTGGCGTCCTACCTCATGATCTTCCAGCACATGACCATCATGGAAGCTCTGACAACCATGAGGAAAAAACGGCCCATCAACCCCAACGAGGGTTTCCTCAAACAACTACGAGAGCTCAACGAGAACCTGCTGGAGGAACGCGATGACGACGACACGCTCAGCCAGTGTTCCGTCATCGACGCGCGCACCCGCGCTCGGATCTTCGGCGAGGCCAGTGAAGACGACGAGACGGATCGTGAGGAAGAGCAAAGTATGGTGGAGGTGAAAGCGCGCTCCATCAtgatggaggaggaagaagatgggACCAGTGTGATGAGCAGCGTGGCTTCCTCCGCATTGGCTGAGCATCTCCGGAGCGGACCTGAGGTCCAACCGTCATGTGATGTTCCAGACAAATCCGTCTTGCCCGAGCAGTTGGGAAACAGTGATGAGGATGAGGACGGTCTGGATCAGATGATCCACGAGTGGCAGCGTAGAAATGAGATGTATCAAAGCGATGATTGGTTGGAGGCGCAGCTGAACAGCGACGAGGAGGACGCGGCGGTTGGCGACTGCGCCGACGTGGAGAGCGTCACCAGCGAGGACGTGCGCGCCCTGAAGGAACGTTTGAAGCGTCGCGTCAGACGGCCTCCGACGGACGCCGCTTCCACCTCCAGCTGCACCACTTACGCCGACCTCTGGAAGCAGCGGCTGCGAGAGATCGAGGAAGAAGCCGCCGCTCGCTATCGGAAAACGGATCGCGCCGAAGGCGAGGAAAGCGACGCGGCGCGGGAACgagagaggaagaaaaaggTCGATGAGGAGGTGGAGAGCATCATGTCGGACACGTCGTCCATGTACAACTTCTGCCAGAAGAACAAGGAGAGGATGACGGCCTTGGAGCGCTGGCGGGTCAAGCGGATTCACTTCGGGTGGAACAAGAAAGAACGAGGGGATGGAGAAAATAGTTCTGTTGGCGATCAGGAGAAAAGCGACGGCGGAGAAGCGCCGCCGCCGTCCTTCCAAGATGTCAACCTGACGGCCTATCAGGCTTGGAAACGGAGGCAGCAGAGGCGACTTGGCGAGGAGAAcgtggatgagcttctggaaatgAGTCGGGGTGAGGATTCTGCTACCATTAAACGGCGCCAAAGGCGAGAGGAGATCCTGGAGCGCTCCAAAAAGACCTTAGAAGAAAGTCAGTCCGTGTGCGGCTGGGAGAACGAGAGCTGCGTCAGCGGCGGGACGATACCGCTCTCCGCCTTCTGGGCCGGAGCCGGCGTCAGCGGAGCGCCCAGTGTCGTCAATGACGACACCATGTCGGTGATCAGCGGACAGTCGTCCGTCCTCACGTCGGCGTCGCAAGCCTGCGGTGCAAGATCCACGCACTCCGGTCTGCAACCTCCCCCCATCCTCCCGGTTCCGACGGTCCAGGGTCCGTCGGGAGAACCGATGGTCAACCTGGCCAGCATCCAGAACTGGATCGCCAATGTGGTGACCGAAACCATCAAACAGAAGCAGAGCGAGATGAGCCTGCCGCCTCCGTCGCTGGCCGGGTCCGAGGTGAGCTTCGGCGCCTCGCCCAGCGCCATTTCGGGCCGCGCCGGAGATGACGATAAAACGTCCGTGTTGAGCGGGCGCTCCTACTCCAGTAACATCTCGCAGGGTCGTGGGCGGCCAGCGTCAGTCTTCTCGGCCGGCGGCTTGAGCGGAGTCAGCGGGCGAAGTTCCGCCTTGCCGGATGCTCGGAAAACCAAAATCAGCACCACCAGCGTCCCGCTATTCAGCCTCTTCCAAGACCAGGTCAACCTGGGCAAACTGGACGCCATGGACAAGGAGATCAAATCGGAAATGAGAGGCAAGATGGCGTCCTACGAGAAGAAGAAAATCCTCGAGGACAATAAGCGCAGCACTATGTACAAGAAAAAGAAACCAAAGGCggatgaagatgaagaagaggaggagaagaaaaggaAGGAGGAGGAATTCCTGGAAgagtcaaagaaaaagaaacccaaACCTTTAAAGACATTCGGCCTCTCTGGATGCTTGAATTTGAATCCCGCTCTGGAGGTCGACAAGAACACCAGCGTTGACGACTGGCTGAAAAGTGTCAGGCCTCCCCCCGGAAAATCTGCCGTTGCCGCCGCCGAGGATCCCTACGACGACTTGGACGGCTCCGCCTCCCAGTTTGACTTCGCCGGTGAGGACGATGACGCGAAAACGAACGGCGCCGCCTCCATCAATAAcggccacagccgagccactcGGTCATACGGCGAGGATGATGAGGCGAGCGACTTCAGGAGGAAATTCACAAATGGTTCACATAGCGACGAAGCAGGCGGACGCAGGCGGGACGCCGATGGGGACGATGATGACGAAGACGCCGAAGCCTTCATCGCCCGAACCAGGCAGAGGATCAGAGCCCGAGCGGCCGCCGAGGAGCCCGATGACGAGGTGCTCGCCGCTTGGAGGGCGCAGCAGGAAGCAAAATGGAAATCGTAG
- the dusp27 gene encoding serine/threonine/tyrosine-interacting-like protein 2 isoform X3 — translation MASANEQEDQTVPNGDDEETSVRGVQSRYLRCSSPSLSMMSESRFSAITGSDAASIFMEPIHLSSAIAAKKIINEELPPRGVRAESVPDSMLERAEHLMVEDLYNRVRDMIDDRSPYNTPCVLDIQRAMVQDRLEHPSQPADEVFPNIFIAEKSIAVNKGRLKRMGITHILNAAHGTGVYTGEAFYAGMGVQYMGIEVDDFPDADISPHFRPTAEFLDEALLTHKGKVAVISMMGVSRSAVLVASYLMIFQHMTIMEALTTMRKKRPINPNEGFLKQLRELNENLLEERDDDDTLSQCSVIDARTRARIFGEASEDDETDREEEQSMVEVKARSIMMEEEEDGTSVMSSVASSALAEHLRSGPEVQPSCDVPDKSVLPEQLGNSDEDEDGLDQMIHEWQRRNEMYQSDDWLEAQLNSDEEDAAVGDCADVESVTSEDVRALKERLKRRVRRPPTDAASTSSCTTYADLWKQRLREIEEEAAARYRKTDRAEGEESDAARERERKKKVDEEVESIMSDTSSMYNFCQKNKERMTALERWRVKRIHFGWNKKERGDGENSSVGDQEKSDGGEAPPPSFQDVNLTAYQAWKRRQQRRLGEENVDELLEMSRGEDSATIKRRQRREEILERSKKTLEESQSVCGWENESCVSGGTIPLSAFWAGAGVSGAPSVVNDDTMSVISGQSSVLTSASQACGARSTHSGLQPPPILPVPTVQGPSGEPMVNLASIQNWIANVVTETIKQKQSEMSLPPPSLAGSEVSFGASPSAISGRAGDDDKTSVLSGRSYSSNISQGRGRPASVFSAGGLSGVSGRSSALPDARKTKISTTSVPLFSLFQDQVNLGKLDAMDKEIKSEMRGKMASYEKKKILEDNKRSTMYKKKKPKADEDEEEEEKKRKEEEFLEESKKKKPKPLKTFGLSGCLNLNPALEVDKNTSVDDWLKSVRPPPGKSAVAAAEDPYDDLDGSASQFDFAGEDDDAKTNGAASINNGHSRATRSYGEDDEASDFRRKFTNGSHSDEAGGRRRDADGDDDDEDAEAFIARTRQRIRARAAAEEPDDEVLAAWRAQQEAKWKS, via the exons ATGGCGTCCGCCAACGAGCAGGAAGATCAGACGGTGCCGAACGGCGACGACGAGGAGACTAGCGTCCGCGGGGTCCAGTCTCGTTACCTACGATGCTCGTCGCCCAG CCTCTCCATGATGtcagagtccaggttctccgcCATAACCGGCTCGGATGCCGCCAGTATCTTCATGGAGCCGATCCACTTGTCGTCCGCCATCGCCGCCAAGAAGATCATCAATGAGG AATTGCCGCCTCGAGGTGTCCGCGCCGAGTCCGTCCCGGATTCCATGCTCGAAAGAGCCGAGCATCTGATGGTGGAGGACCTCTACAACCGAGTACGGGATATGATTGATGATCGTAGCCCCTACAACACTCCTTGCGTGCTGGATATCCAGAGGGCCATGGTTCAAGATCGCCTGGAGCACCCCAGCCAGCCTGCGGATGAAGTGTTTCCGAATATTTTTATCGCTGAGAA ATCTATCGCCGTCAACAAGGGCCGGCTGAAGCGAATGGGAATCACGCACATCCTTAACGCCGCGCACGGAACTGGCGTCTACACGGGGGAGGCCTTCTACGCCGGGATGGGGGTGCAGTACATGGGCATCGAGGTGGATGACTTCCCTGACGCTGACATCTCGCCGCACTTCCGGCCCACCGCTGAGTTCTTGGATGAAGCTTTGCTGACCCACAAAG GCAAAGTTGCAGTGATCTCCATGATGGGCGTCAGCCGCTCAGCTGTCCTGGTGGCGTCCTACCTCATGATCTTCCAGCACATGACCATCATGGAAGCTCTGACAACCATGAGGAAAAAACGGCCCATCAACCCCAACGAGGGTTTCCTCAAACAACTACGAGAGCTCAACGAGAACCTGCTGGAGGAACGCGATGACGACGACACGCTCAGCCAGTGTTCCGTCATCGACGCGCGCACCCGCGCTCGGATCTTCGGCGAGGCCAGTGAAGACGACGAGACGGATCGTGAGGAAGAGCAAAGTATGGTGGAGGTGAAAGCGCGCTCCATCAtgatggaggaggaagaagatgggACCAGTGTGATGAGCAGCGTGGCTTCCTCCGCATTGGCTGAGCATCTCCGGAGCGGACCTGAGGTCCAACCGTCATGTGATGTTCCAGACAAATCCGTCTTGCCCGAGCAGTTGGGAAACAGTGATGAGGATGAGGACGGTCTGGATCAGATGATCCACGAGTGGCAGCGTAGAAATGAGATGTATCAAAGCGATGATTGGTTGGAGGCGCAGCTGAACAGCGACGAGGAGGACGCGGCGGTTGGCGACTGCGCCGACGTGGAGAGCGTCACCAGCGAGGACGTGCGCGCCCTGAAGGAACGTTTGAAGCGTCGCGTCAGACGGCCTCCGACGGACGCCGCTTCCACCTCCAGCTGCACCACTTACGCCGACCTCTGGAAGCAGCGGCTGCGAGAGATCGAGGAAGAAGCCGCCGCTCGCTATCGGAAAACGGATCGCGCCGAAGGCGAGGAAAGCGACGCGGCGCGGGAACgagagaggaagaaaaaggTCGATGAGGAGGTGGAGAGCATCATGTCGGACACGTCGTCCATGTACAACTTCTGCCAGAAGAACAAGGAGAGGATGACGGCCTTGGAGCGCTGGCGGGTCAAGCGGATTCACTTCGGGTGGAACAAGAAAGAACGAGGGGATGGAGAAAATAGTTCTGTTGGCGATCAGGAGAAAAGCGACGGCGGAGAAGCGCCGCCGCCGTCCTTCCAAGATGTCAACCTGACGGCCTATCAGGCTTGGAAACGGAGGCAGCAGAGGCGACTTGGCGAGGAGAAcgtggatgagcttctggaaatgAGTCGGGGTGAGGATTCTGCTACCATTAAACGGCGCCAAAGGCGAGAGGAGATCCTGGAGCGCTCCAAAAAGACCTTAGAAGAAAGTCAGTCCGTGTGCGGCTGGGAGAACGAGAGCTGCGTCAGCGGCGGGACGATACCGCTCTCCGCCTTCTGGGCCGGAGCCGGCGTCAGCGGAGCGCCCAGTGTCGTCAATGACGACACCATGTCGGTGATCAGCGGACAGTCGTCCGTCCTCACGTCGGCGTCGCAAGCCTGCGGTGCAAGATCCACGCACTCCGGTCTGCAACCTCCCCCCATCCTCCCGGTTCCGACGGTCCAGGGTCCGTCGGGAGAACCGATGGTCAACCTGGCCAGCATCCAGAACTGGATCGCCAATGTGGTGACCGAAACCATCAAACAGAAGCAGAGCGAGATGAGCCTGCCGCCTCCGTCGCTGGCCGGGTCCGAGGTGAGCTTCGGCGCCTCGCCCAGCGCCATTTCGGGCCGCGCCGGAGATGACGATAAAACGTCCGTGTTGAGCGGGCGCTCCTACTCCAGTAACATCTCGCAGGGTCGTGGGCGGCCAGCGTCAGTCTTCTCGGCCGGCGGCTTGAGCGGAGTCAGCGGGCGAAGTTCCGCCTTGCCGGATGCTCGGAAAACCAAAATCAGCACCACCAGCGTCCCGCTATTCAGCCTCTTCCAAGACCAGGTCAACCTGGGCAAACTGGACGCCATGGACAAGGAGATCAAATCGGAAATGAGAGGCAAGATGGCGTCCTACGAGAAGAAGAAAATCCTCGAGGACAATAAGCGCAGCACTATGTACAAGAAAAAGAAACCAAAGGCggatgaagatgaagaagaggaggagaagaaaaggaAGGAGGAGGAATTCCTGGAAgagtcaaagaaaaagaaacccaaACCTTTAAAGACATTCGGCCTCTCTGGATGCTTGAATTTGAATCCCGCTCTGGAGGTCGACAAGAACACCAGCGTTGACGACTGGCTGAAAAGTGTCAGGCCTCCCCCCGGAAAATCTGCCGTTGCCGCCGCCGAGGATCCCTACGACGACTTGGACGGCTCCGCCTCCCAGTTTGACTTCGCCGGTGAGGACGATGACGCGAAAACGAACGGCGCCGCCTCCATCAATAAcggccacagccgagccactcGGTCATACGGCGAGGATGATGAGGCGAGCGACTTCAGGAGGAAATTCACAAATGGTTCACATAGCGACGAAGCAGGCGGACGCAGGCGGGACGCCGATGGGGACGATGATGACGAAGACGCCGAAGCCTTCATCGCCCGAACCAGGCAGAGGATCAGAGCCCGAGCGGCCGCCGAGGAGCCCGATGACGAGGTGCTCGCCGCTTGGAGGGCGCAGCAGGAAGCAAAATGGAAATCGTAG